The following coding sequences are from one Pedosphaera parvula Ellin514 window:
- a CDS encoding zinc-binding dehydrogenase, with the protein MEAFQLIAHGAPGKFELREVPEPKPAPDEVLVQVQSCGLNHLDLWLEEGALPVPVALPRTPGGEIAGRILEIGASVEDWKPGDRVAVQSNLFCGECEFCRKGEESLCLKGELLGVQRDGGFAEKVVVPVRALVRLPESADFDASAALTLAGSTAMHMLTNRTAVHPNDWVLVMGASSGVGSAAIQIAKGLGARVVTTASTEAKRVLGKQLGADHVVDSNDPNWPAEVRKITEKRGVDVAVEHIGGEVLPKVFECLARGGTVVTCGATAGRDVTINLWPFFVKQQRLIGSYGRNKADIEATLKWVAAGKLIPVIDSIYPLDETDDAFAHLRSRNVLGKVLIEPYEPISRAGAMA; encoded by the coding sequence ATGGAAGCATTTCAACTGATCGCTCATGGCGCGCCGGGGAAATTCGAGTTGCGTGAAGTGCCTGAGCCGAAGCCTGCGCCTGACGAGGTGTTGGTGCAGGTGCAATCGTGTGGATTGAATCACCTGGATCTCTGGCTGGAGGAGGGAGCGTTGCCGGTCCCGGTTGCGCTTCCTCGCACGCCAGGGGGCGAAATTGCAGGGAGAATTTTGGAGATTGGTGCTTCGGTTGAGGATTGGAAGCCGGGAGACAGGGTCGCGGTGCAATCCAATCTTTTTTGTGGTGAATGCGAATTCTGTAGAAAAGGCGAAGAGTCGCTCTGCTTGAAGGGGGAGCTTCTCGGTGTGCAACGTGATGGAGGTTTTGCTGAGAAGGTAGTTGTCCCAGTGCGTGCGCTGGTGCGTTTGCCGGAGAGTGCTGATTTCGATGCTTCTGCGGCATTGACACTGGCCGGCAGCACGGCCATGCACATGTTGACCAATCGAACAGCGGTCCATCCCAATGATTGGGTGCTGGTCATGGGAGCCTCCAGCGGAGTCGGTTCCGCAGCAATCCAAATCGCGAAAGGTTTGGGTGCTCGTGTCGTGACCACTGCATCCACTGAAGCAAAGCGTGTTCTCGGAAAGCAATTGGGCGCCGATCACGTTGTGGATTCCAACGATCCGAACTGGCCAGCCGAGGTGCGGAAGATTACGGAAAAGCGCGGCGTGGATGTCGCGGTGGAACACATCGGTGGTGAGGTGTTGCCGAAGGTCTTTGAGTGTCTGGCGCGTGGTGGCACAGTGGTAACCTGCGGCGCCACGGCGGGACGAGATGTCACAATTAATTTATGGCCGTTCTTCGTAAAGCAACAACGACTGATTGGTAGTTATGGACGAAACAAGGCAGACATTGAGGCCACGTTGAAATGGGTTGCCGCCGGAAAGCTCATACCGGTCATCGACAGCATCTACCCGCTGGATGAAACCGATGATGCCTTTGCTCATCTCCGCTCTCGCAATGTGTTGGGCAAGGTTTTGATAGAACCCTACGAACCAATCTCACGGGCCGGAGCGATGGCCTAG